In Providencia zhijiangensis, a single window of DNA contains:
- a CDS encoding AzlD domain-containing protein, whose protein sequence is MMMEHPWLIVSGIFILAVGTYLMRASGALLKGRVNLTEQNKALFSAAAIVILFSVAMTSTLFSGNELSDLPKIIGVVVAGILTWYRKPFIVIVLSAAIVTALLRWLF, encoded by the coding sequence ATGATGATGGAACATCCTTGGTTAATCGTCAGTGGGATTTTCATTTTAGCGGTTGGGACGTACTTAATGCGGGCATCCGGCGCATTGCTAAAAGGGCGGGTCAATTTAACAGAACAAAATAAAGCCCTATTTTCAGCTGCCGCCATTGTGATTTTATTTTCAGTCGCGATGACCTCAACGCTCTTTTCAGGTAATGAATTATCGGATTTACCGAAAATAATTGGGGTGGTGGTGGCAGGTATCCTGACTTGGTACCGTAAGCCATTTATTGTGATTGTTTTGTCGGCGGCGATAGTCACAGCGCTATTGCGCTGGTTATTTTAG